In Lolium rigidum isolate FL_2022 chromosome 3, APGP_CSIRO_Lrig_0.1, whole genome shotgun sequence, the genomic window gacatatttcagaccgcggaattaaggttccaccagaagaccaaacatattaaatgccgactcatttggaaatgagtgacgcgttgagacgcaaatgaattacaaaatacatacggttctgagcatgtcagatccgttgactaaaacctctcccgtgagcaaaacatgataaagcaccggaaggccaaggtgttatatctttacaaatgtaaactagattattgactctagtgcaagtgggagactgaaggagatatgtcctagaggcaataataaagtggttattatttatatctttatgtttatgataaatgtttatatatcatgctataattgtattaaccgaaacattagtacatgtgtgatatgtagacaacaagaagtccctagtatgcctcttaaactagcttgttgattaatggatgattagtttcataatcatgaacattggatgttattaataacaaggttatatcattatatgaatgatgtaatggacacacccaattaagcgtagcataagatctcgtcattaagttatttgctataagcttttgatacatagttacctagtccttatgaccatgagatcatgtaaatcacttataccggaaaggtactttgattacaccaaacaccactcgcgtaaatgggtggctataaaggtgggattaagtatccggaaagtatgagttgaggcatatggatcaacagtgggatttgtccatcccgatgacggatagatatactctgggccctctcggtggaatgtcgtctaatgtcttgcaagcatatgaaagagttcataagagaccacataccacggtacgagtaaagagtacttgtcaagagacgaggttgaacaaggtatagagtgataccgaagatcaaacctcggacaagtaaaatatcgcgagacaaagggaattggtaatgtatgtgaatggttcattcgatcactaaagtcatcgttgaatatgtgggagccattatggatctccggatcccgctattggttattggtcggagtgagtactcaaccatgtccgcatagttctcgaaccgtagggtgacacacttaaagttggatgttgaaatggtagcacttgaattatggaatggagttcgaatatttgttcggagtcccggatgagatctcggacatcacgaggagttccgaatggtccggagaataagattcatatataggatgtcattttatgtgaaataaaatgtcgcggaaggttctatggaaggttctagaaggttctagaaaagtccggaagaaaccaccaaggaaggtggagtccacatgggactccaccaccatggccggccagccctagatggggtggagtcccaagtggactccaccatagggggccggccaaaccccacatgggaggtgggaatcccacctttgggtgggagtcctagttgggctaggtttccccctcctatggaaggttttggtttcgggtcttattcgaagacttggacaccaacacttgggatccacctatataatgaggggccaagggaggggccggccaccccaagaccataagccggccgcccccttgagtggccggccaccccctcccaaaccctagctttgctcctccactccatattacccgcgtagcttagcgaagctccgccggacttctacaccgccaccgacaccacgccgtcgtgctgtcggattcaagaggagctactacttccgctgcccgccggaacggggaggtggacgtcgtcttcatcaacaaccgaacgtgtgaccgagtacggaggtgctgcccgttcgtggcgccggaaccgatcgtgatcaagatcttctacgcgctttgcaagcggcaagtgatcgtctaccgcagcaacaagagcctcatcttgtaggctttggaatctcttcaagggtgagactcgataccccctcgttgctaccgtcttctagattgcatcttggcttggattgcgtgttcgcggtaggaaaatttttgttttctatgcaacgttatcctacagatttTACACTTTATCCCTTGGTTCTATCTATGGTATTGATTGTTGTTCTAATCTACATCCATGGTATTAATCTGTACTTCATTGTAATTTGTACTACAATTAAGCATAATTAATACAAGCAAAAAAAAGAACGTATAAGTTGACTAGATATAAAACATCTAAAAGAACACCACTGTAAAATAGTAGTGTTAAGAACACTAAACTTTACTTTTGCCCCATTTTTCAGGTCCTCAACCATTCAAGAAAGTACTACCACAATATCATTTATGACACATCATGAGACCAATGAAATGCTAAAATCTGAACCTATCACAACTCGGAGAATTAATGCCGCATGATAGTATGAAGTTTGATTTTACAGTTATTTTCataacattttccggcgaagtgAAAAGTCAGCACCCCCCATGTCGGTTTCTCAGGGAAATGTATTCAGGCCTAGTTTTCTTGAACATGGTTGTCCCTTCTATCCCCAATATTTAATTTGCAGCTATTAGGTCTATCCCTAACATTAATCTGTACATATAATTTTGATCCCCGCTATTAATCACTACTCCTCGTTAATGCGCACTAGAAATGTAACATACTAATCAATGCGAACAAAGAAAAACCGAGAGGCTGATGTGATAGGATAAGATAAATACAAAAAGATATATTTTGTACACCTTGTAACAATATTGAGAAGGTTAAACTTCATTGTTGTCGCCGTACACGTGTAATAATATAAAGATTGTCAAAATTCATTGCTACCATATACACATGTGTAATATTAAGAGTTAAGAAGGTTGAACTTCATTGTCGCTCCCTATTCTCGAACTCTCTCGGTATTCCTCCTTACCGTAGAAACTATTATTGGAATATACATCATTTTGTACGAATGGTGAGATCAACGAAAGTGACACGAGGTTCTTAACCCGCGATGACTTGTGTCCTCGAAACTCCTGGAAAAGTCAAAGGCAGGTTACCTAATTTCACAATCTTTAATCACCCCATTGGGTGATTATATCCCCCCAGAAAACAACTCAACTCATACTAGGAACATACATAAAACCATCATCCACCATGGTGAGATATATAGAAAACAAGATGAAAAAGAGGGTCCTGTTTGCTGGTGTTTTTACCTCGTCCGATCTGTGCAAAATGAATCCCGATGGCAACGGATCCCAGAGATCATCGATCACGGTCCCCCATCCATCCATCCACCATCTTCCTTCTTCCCTCCCTCCTTTTTATTGCTGCGCCACTCTACTCGCTTGCTTTTTGCTGCGGTGGATGCTTTGGTTCGTTGGTTGGTTGGTTCAgctcccttcttcttctccagaCCCAAACCCAAACCCAAACCCAACTCCAACTAGGAGATAGCCACATGCCCGCCCCAGTACAACATACATCATCCGTCCGTCCGTCCGTCCCCAACTAGGAGATAGAGAAGAGGAGTGGCACGACGCCAGCGGCAGCAGTGGGCGCGCCATAAAGGACGGAGGGCAAGGCAGGAACCGCTCCAAGATCCGACTGCAAGCGCCGCGAGATCCGCTCCAGCCCCGGCTCGCCGCCGTTGCAAGATTCGCCTCCTGCTCGGCTTCTTGGCGTGAGGCGCGGTGAGCCCGCAGCAACCAGCGCCATGGCACGGACGCGCTCCctgggcgacgacgacgacgaggagcggCAGCCCGAGGAGTTCTTTGACTCGAGGGAGCTCCTGTCGCCGGGGTccgccgcctcgccggcgagctcgGGCCGCCACGACGACCAAGACGACGGCGGCTGGTCCCTGCGCCTGCTCGACGTCTGGGCCACGGACCCCTGCAGCGTCCACGAGCGCCGACAGCGGTTCGCTCGCTCCATGGGCCTCCTGGATCCCGCCCCCGCCCGGCCCAGCTCGGACCAGCCCTGCTCCagcccccgcgcccgcgcccgcggcgGCCAGGAGATCGTCCTGGCGCGCACccccgaggccgccgccgaccTGGTCTTGGCCGTCCAGGGTCTGGTCTCGGAGGCGGGAGCACGGGATCAAACCGCCGTGGAGGAGGGGATGCAGTGCGTGTTCAAGAACCTGGACGACGGCACGGTGTTCGTGGTCGACGAGGTGGGCCAAGACGGGAGCTTCCGGAGGCTCAGGGagcgccggtccaaccggacggtCACCGCCGCGGAATTCGAGAGGATCTCCGGCTCCTCCCCGTTCATCCGGGAGCTGATGCGGCGGGTGGACGACTCGGACGAGCCCTCCACTCCTGAAAAATCCGCGTCTTcggcgagggcgcggcggcggcggcggaggttcgGGTGGCTGCGGAGGCTGGGCATCATCGGTTCCTGCGTCGCGGACgcggcggaggacgacgacgagctcAACTCGCCGTCCTCCAGTTCCTGCCGCAGCTGCTCTGGGAAGGCCGGTGGCAAGGTGGACAGGGTCAAGGTCAGGCATTACAGGAAGCGGTCAAAGGAATTGTCAGCGGTGtacagggggcaggagatcaaggcGCATAAAGGGGCAATTGTGACCATGAGGTTCAGCTGTGACGGGCAGTATCTGGCCACCGGAGGCGAGGACGGGGCGGTGCGGGTGTGGCGGGTGGTGGAAGGCGAGAGGCCCGACgagctcgacttcgccgaggatgaTCCTTCCTGCGTGTTCTTCACCGTCAACGGAAACTCTGAGCTGGCTCCTGTCAACTCCAGTGAAGGGAGCAAGAGCAAAGATAGCAAGAGTTCAAAGGGGGTTGCGGATCCGGCCTGTGTCGTCATCCCTCACCGGACCTTTGCGCTATCTCAGGTGCCTGTGCATGAATTCTATGGGCATGGTGACGCCGTCTTGGATCTTTCATGGTCAAGAAATGGGGTGAGTGGCAGTTCCACACAGGCATTGTTTTTCAATCTACCTGTAGGATCCATACATGTTATGCTCATCTACCATTACTTGCTTGTGTGCAGGACTTGCTTTCTGCTTCTATGGATAAAACTGTTCGATTGTGGCGGGTCGGGAGTGATAGTTGTCTCAAGGTTTTCTACCACACTAACTATGGTAAATCCTCTTCCCCCATGAACTACTGGATTTCGCAACCCGCCAATCCTCGCAATCTGATACTAACATCGAGTTCGTCTATTATGCAGTGACATGCGTTCAGTTTAACCCTACAAGTGACAACTATTTTGTCAGCGGCTGTCTCGATGGATTGGTCCGCATTTGGGATGTCCGTAAATGCCTAGTTGTAGACTGGGCTAATACCAAGGAGATCGTAACCGCAGTTTGTTACCGGCCTGATGGAAAGGTTCGTTCAAATATACCTGTACTAATTCGTTCTTACCAACTGATCGTTTGGTGATTCGCTAACACATTCATATTTCTGCTGGTTTCCTTCAGGGTGCAGTGGTTGGGACCATAACAGGAAATTGCCGCTACTATGACGCATCAGGTAATCATGAGTTGTTTTGTTTCTGAGATTTGATTTGCATAGATGTACTTCCTGATGATTGGCGAACTAATGATTTTTGGAAACAGTAGCTTCAGTTAACATCCTCTTTTGTTTGTTAATATGTCTATATCGTTTGCTTTCATGAGGACATCTTAGATGTATATGCAAATTAGTAATGATAGGGATAGCTTGTCTTGTCCTCATTGTGAGAAGATCGAAATCAGGATTATTGCTATCCTCTAGTTGCTAGGCAAGTTGTCTCAAAACTGTCTGTCATATGGATTAACTGTATGCTGTAGTTATTTTGTAGTTTAACCAACATATTTATTATAAATAGTAAGAGaatgctcacagatgttttcagtAGCTGGTTTTGGTACCATGAGTTTTGCTTAAAGAGCTTGTACTAGACCTTTTGAGTGCAAACTGTATCATCGATTTATCCCTGTTATGctcctcttcatcgccatgaataAACGAAATTGTGCCATTAGTGAAGATTAGATATAGGCATTCACTAGTTTGAAAATTAGCTGGGAAACTAAGGAAATAGTGCTTGTGCATTTAACGATGAATAGGTGGCATGTGCTGTCGACAATAttaatttcttttgtttttcgaGTGAAACACAACAGTGGCTTGTTTTTTTTGTGGGAATGGAATTCTGATTTGTGAGATTGAAATAGAAAAATCTAATCAATTCTCTATATTAAAGTACTAGGTCTTCCTTTACTGCCCATGATTGACAGGCCTGTAAGTATTATTTGGTAAAATAGAACCCCAGGACTTATGATGCTCCTTTGGAATAATTATGTTGTCCTGCTTGTATATAGATCTTGGGAACATATAGCACCTTACATTCACCATTATCGTGTTAAAAGTTACTACTGTTCAAATCATTGTTACCATCACCTCAGTGTTTAGGATATCTGGAAAAGGCAGTATTGTCAAAAATAGCTAAAGTTGCTTTAGACTTGTAGTGAGGGTATCATTCTATGCAGCATGACGTTAACCAAGTTGATTTTGTGGAACAGAAGAATCTTGTTTTCTTTATCTAATGTGTTTTAGTATGCAAAAGTGTATACTGTTTGTGCGATCATTTTAGTATCCAGCTTCTTATTTTAGTTCTTTCTTTACACAGAAAATCACCTAGAACTGGAATCTCAAGTCTCTCTGAATGGCCGAAAGAAGTCTCCAcataaaagaatagttggtttccaGGTACTTTCTTAAAATCTATACAACTGCACATGGGATTTTCTTCTAACACATATTTGGAATCTACTTATTATCATCTGTGATTCTTACATTCCCTTTTTCTTCAAAACGTGTGTTGACAGTACTGCCCATCTGATCCAAAGAAATTGATGGTAACATCTGGTGACTCGCAAGTCCGCATTCTTGATGGGGCTCATGTGATTTCCAACTACAAAGGTATTGGCGCCCTTTTCTACTCTAGTTTTAAACTTTCAAAGTATTTGTGACTCTTAAGCTCACATTTCTGTCTCCCATTCTCAGGATTGCAAAGCTCAGGCCAAGTCGCGGCATCATTTACCCCAGATGGAGATCATATTATCTCTGCTAGCGATGACTCCCGTATCTATATGTGGAATTATGCAAACCAACTTGCCCCAATCACAAGCCGTGTGAAGAATGTGTGGTCGTATGAGCGCTTTGTCTGCAACGATGTCTCTGTTGCGATTCCATGGAACGCCGCACAATCAAGGAATTCGATCTCACTATCCTGCAACATCCCTTCCTTGCGGCAAGAAGTCCCCGACGACTTCTGCGACATACAGGACAGCACATCGCACTGTCGTACTGAAGATTCACTAGACGGTGATACTGTCTATCAGTTACCATCTGGCAATTTCACTCTTAGCAGGGCATTCTTTGCGGAGTCTGCTCCAAGGGGATCAGCTACATGGCCAGAGGAGCAGCTGCCATCCAACTCGGCGGCGACTTCTACGTTGCGTAAATCTCAGTACAAGTTCCTGAAGGCGTCTTGCCAGAATGCTGCGACACATGCCTGGGGCCAGGTCATAGTCAGTGCAAGCTGGGATGGCCACATCAGGTCATTCCAGAACTATGGCTTGCCGGTGCAAGTTTAACATGGTACAAGACATGCATCCTATCACCATTGCTCCATCAGTGGCCATCCTAGAAACGGTGCCTCACAAGTTCATGGCAGCTGTTGATGCCTCAAGAAGCCTGGATGGCTCGAGCTGACGCTCGGCCAGACGTATCATTACGGTACAAAGTGTCACATGGTTGGTTCTTGTGCTAACATGCTTGTGGACCATAAGTTGTATGTAGAGTCCAGTGGTCCTCCAAGATCTCGCCAGCGTCGACGCAATTGTAGCAGGCCCGGCGGGGAGACGGGGTCGCCTTGCAAAATTATGCAATCCATGTGGGGTCTGTGCACCAACACTTGAGATGTTGTTGTCATTTCTTTGTTTCGACTCCTTTTAGGAGCCCTCGGTAAATATATAGAGAGGATGAACATATGTTTTTGTCAAGTTTAACTTCCCTTGCCCTGGTCGTATGGTCGACGAGGGGCAAGCGGGGAGCTAGAATTCGCTGTTGGATAGGAGAATTCAGCCTGGGTTGCACATATTCGATTCATTTCATTTGTTGTTACATTTCACCACCCCTTTCAGAGCCTGGTGGTGTGAGTTAATGTTTGAACTGTGCACATTGATGCCTCCATTTCTGTGTGTTTGGAAAGGCTGGTGGTTGTGGTAGACATAGTCAGGTGGGTGTGGCTGGCCTGTGGGTGTGGGGGGACGGGGACCTGCTTGCAGGCGGGCCTCACCCTCTAAGATAGGGATGGTGCAGGTGCAGTTGCAGTTGCCTCTGATGGGCTCCCTAACTCCAGGGACCATCCCAGGCCTGGCGTATGTATGGGACTCGTCTCTCACTCACTCATGCCTGTCTCAATACCTTTGTTTAAAGCTGTGTGTGTGCGCGCTCGCTCAGATCTTGGCCTTTTATCTCTTGCAATGGCATGTCCCTTCTCATTCAGATCCCTCACTTATTTGCAATGATAATATTCTGAGGAAGAAGGTGAAACTGCCCTGTCAGTTACTCCCTTTGTTCCAAAATAAGCGTTGTGTCAATTACTCCATTTGTTCCAAAATAAGCCGAATTTAATTTGTATAAGTTTCGTATGTATCTACACATTAAAACTTGTCTAGATAGGTGCGAATCTAACAAATTAACTACACTTGTTTTGAAATAGAGAGTACTTTTTTAGGCTGTGCAGTTTACAACTTTGCAAAGCTTCTTGACCCACAGTTCCGAAGCAATAATACAATTAGGGCATCTCTAGAGGCTCGGCGCATTTTGGACGCCAAAAGTGATTGCGTGCATCCGTTTGCGTCAGCCCGTGGACGCAAAAATTGCCTTCAAGCCACAACTATCCGTTTTCGTCTGGGGGTGCCCCATCGGCATGACGCATTTTgctgtttttgaacaatttttcatTGATAGATGACACATTACATACCTTTTGTGACAAATCTAAAACACCCATTTTAGCTCGTGGGGAGAAAGTGGATGGAGAGAAAGTGGGTGGCGGCGCTACGGTTGGGGATTAGAGAGGCAACTAGGGTTGTGTGAGGGAATGGCCTCGCACCCCATTTTATACATCTGAGGCACCGGCGATGATACGAATTAAGTTGGGTACTCGTCGCTAGGACTAGAGAACCTACATCGCTACGCTGCGCCATTAATTTGGTGTGCAGAACGCAAAAGAAGCTGACAGGGTCGCTGCCAAGCAGGCTGAGGCAGGATGTAGTGGTCACGTGGGACATCCGCGCCGACGCATTTTGACCCTAAATTTGGGCCGCGTTTATGTCCCAGCCAATAGGCAAAACATTTTCCGTCGGCCGGTTAAGATTCCCTTAGGGCTGACCATCATCAAATGTTCTCCAAGCTTTTCGTGTCTGATTGTTTGTCCCTTGAGATGTGTGCAGTAAAAGCAGCGGCGTCAAAGCATGGCCACGGCCATGGGCATGGCGCTGCCGGGTGCGTGAGGTACGTACTCTTTCCCGTGTATGTCAGGTCATCCGCTGCAGTGTGGGAAAACCTCCCTGCCTGCCATGGCAGGAGATGATGGCGCCCATGCGGCACACTGCACAGTTGACGACTCACCGATCTCGATGCAATGCAAGGCCTAGCTTGCCTCTTTTCACCCAACACTGAACCCAGCTTGTGCGTGTTGCCAGTCTGGTGAAAGGATGGATGGATTCTGAGTGTGACCGTGAATATCCTGAACTCCCAGATGGCTCTTGTCGGACAAAGGGTGTCAAGAACAGCAACTGTATTTTTTGTTCAGAAAGAAACTCAGCACATAGAAGAAACCCCATCCTTTTATTTTCAGACAAGTATTTTCTTTCTGGATAGGGGATAGCAATCGCCACCTGGCGGTTCCTGTCCAAGTCTTTCCGGTATGCTGTCACTGCCGAGGCGGGCTGAGACACCGGTGCACGACGTGCCGCCGCGCTGGCGCCGGCGATTGCACCTGGCCGCCGGTGCTGCTTCCGGGATGGTGATGGGTCAGTGCACCTCGCTTGTGCTTTGGAAGATATCGAGTTCAGGTATTGCCGGTATGTGTCGCGCGTGTCTCGCTACGACGTCAGGTATCACGATCCATGCCAATGCCATCAAGGACACAGATCTGAAGTTAGACttaaagggtgtgtttggtagactggGGGAGATATTCTCTCCTCATCCCACTTTTACCCAGGAGATCTTGTTTGTTAGACCGGCTCGGCCTAACAGAGAAACTCCCAACCAATACGGAAAAGGGGTCGCAGCCCTGCCCAGGagcgaagctcaaatcgagcttcgctCCTCATCCCGGCTCTGCTCGCCCGAAAACGCGCCCCCGCGAGGCCGCAACTCAGCCCGAGCGCGCAGGGGTCACGCGCCCTCACCTTTCTTC contains:
- the LOC124701234 gene encoding WD repeat-containing protein 44-like — translated: MARTRSLGDDDDEERQPEEFFDSRELLSPGSAASPASSGRHDDQDDGGWSLRLLDVWATDPCSVHERRQRFARSMGLLDPAPARPSSDQPCSSPRARARGGQEIVLARTPEAAADLVLAVQGLVSEAGARDQTAVEEGMQCVFKNLDDGTVFVVDEVGQDGSFRRLRERRSNRTVTAAEFERISGSSPFIRELMRRVDDSDEPSTPEKSASSARARRRRRRFGWLRRLGIIGSCVADAAEDDDELNSPSSSSCRSCSGKAGGKVDRVKVRHYRKRSKELSAVYRGQEIKAHKGAIVTMRFSCDGQYLATGGEDGAVRVWRVVEGERPDELDFAEDDPSCVFFTVNGNSELAPVNSSEGSKSKDSKSSKGVADPACVVIPHRTFALSQVPVHEFYGHGDAVLDLSWSRNGDLLSASMDKTVRLWRVGSDSCLKVFYHTNYVTCVQFNPTSDNYFVSGCLDGLVRIWDVRKCLVVDWANTKEIVTAVCYRPDGKGAVVGTITGNCRYYDASENHLELESQVSLNGRKKSPHKRIVGFQYCPSDPKKLMVTSGDSQVRILDGAHVISNYKGLQSSGQVAASFTPDGDHIISASDDSRIYMWNYANQLAPITSRVKNVWSYERFVCNDVSVAIPWNAAQSRNSISLSCNIPSLRQEVPDDFCDIQDSTSHCRTEDSLDGDTVYQLPSGNFTLSRAFFAESAPRGSATWPEEQLPSNSAATSTLRKSQYKFLKASCQNAATHAWGQVIVSASWDGHIRSFQNYGLPVQV